A genomic segment from Nicotiana sylvestris chromosome 1, ASM39365v2, whole genome shotgun sequence encodes:
- the LOC104242247 gene encoding uncharacterized protein, with protein MAAEKLLLQCGDCRTLLKSVEEAEQHVKHISHTNFCESTEPIRHLVCTACGKPCLCKTEFDFHAKRTGHTKFQDKTAEVAEEEERRAREKLHQQFEEIIKAETRKLLGLPPRNPALAKLLRPLLEEEKSSLPVSPATTAEQMSECLGTIKLNHMDDEAKVKNSFNTLLTYAKNVATNPDEEKYRKIRLSNAAFQERVGKLLGGIEFLELCGFEKIEGGEFLYLPREKVDMDVLYSAGHELNSAIKNPFF; from the exons ATGGCGGCAGAGAAATTATTATTGCAATGTGGTGACTGCAGAACTCTGTTGAAGTCCGTAGAAGAAGCAGAACAGCACGTAAAGCACATTTCCCACACCAACTTCTGCGAGTCCACTGAGCCAATTCGCCACCTCGTTTGCACCGCTTGCGGCAAACCTTGCCTCTGTAAAACA GAGTTTGATTTTCATGCGAAGAGGACTGGGCATACTAAATTTCAGGACAAGACAGCAGAGGTGGCAGAAGAGGAAGAAAGAAGAGCCAGGGAGAAACTTCATCAGCAATTTGAAGAAATTATTAAG GCAGAAACCAGAAAACTGCTAGGTTTGCCACCACGAAATCCTGCTCTCGCGAAACTTTTGAGACCTCTTTTGGAGGAAGAAAAG AGTTCATTGCCAGTCAGTCCAGCTACAACGGCAGAGCAGATGAGTGAGTGCCTCGGGACTATCAAACTGAATCACATG GATGATGAGGCCAAAGTCAAGAACTCTTTCAACACACTGCTAACTTATGCTAAGAATGTGGCGACAAATCCAGATGAGGAGAAATACCGTAAAATTAGACTCAGTAATGCTGCTTTCCAG GAAAGGGTTGGCAAATTACTAGGAGGCATCGAATTTCTTGAGCTATGTGGATTTGAAAAAATTGAAGGGGGTGAATTCTTGTACTTGCCAAGAGAAAAAGTGGACATGGATGTGCTTTATTCAGCTGGACATGAGTTGAACAGTGCAATTAAAAATCCCTTCTTTTGA